Below is a genomic region from Equus quagga isolate Etosha38 chromosome 17, UCLA_HA_Equagga_1.0, whole genome shotgun sequence.
GCAAGGCCATCAAAGAAGAGATGGCCGCTTTTCTCCCCATTCCAGGTCCCACCCTTTGCTGGAGCTCCCGACATCCTCCCTGGGGCCCAAATGGCATAGTTTGCTGGATCACTAACAGCCTTATCACCATCTCACGAGGCTGGCATTTTCAAAGATCTTTCCACCAAAAAGGATGACCAAAGAATGAGCTTCGAATGGCAGAATTTCAGGCCCTCTGGCCTCTGCATTGGAGGAGGGATGGGGATTTCTGCCCAGCCCTTCTCCCCCGCAATGCCCACCTCGTATCCCAAACCCAGCTCCTTCTGCCCGCTCCATGTCCAAATCCGCAGGGGtgggatagattttttttttttaatattaactgATGGCCGCCCCATGGATGTGCTGTACCCTTGACCTGTGCCTCTGTCATCCCACCTGTAGCTCCACGGTCCAGCACCATCGTTCCCAGGAAGGCTGTTACAGCCAGAGATCAAAGGAAAGGCTTTTGAGTCTGGATAACCAGGCATGAATCAAAGCAAGTCCTGGGCAGGGCAAAGAAGGGGATTTCtagatggagcagagagagctTAGTCACTGGAGCGCCCCCAAGATGGAGCCTGCACCCCGGACACCCCACAAAGGTCTGAGGGCACTGTGTCCTGGGCCCTGCAGGGACATAGGAAATCTGAATGGTGAGTCTGGATCCAGTTCAGCGTCCACCCTCCCTTCTCCACACCTCAGTGCAGGAGGAAGCAACTGAGTGATTCTCACGGGCTGCAGCAAAGGACCAGAGCAGCCCACCCAGTACCCGAGTACCCACAGTCCACCGTGGTACGGAACAGCAGAAAGAGACCCTTGAATAGGCGTGACAGAAGAAGACCTGACGAGGACCAGGAGGACAGGCAGTGGACATCTCAGCAGAGGCCAGCGGCAGGGGGGGAGTCTCTCAATTGATTGAGATGGGGCCTCAAAATAGAAAGTAAGTTGAAGTATTTTTTATGCTACACCTATTGGCGGCTGAGCTTGTGGATGGACGGTATGCCCCAACCCTGAATTGACTGCTTGGCGAGCGTGCTTCTGTCTTAACGTAGACCACTGGAAAGCTCAGAGCAAACTGGCAGTCCTTTCCCACTTTCAGGAACGCATATTTGGGTCATAATTTCCCGCCTTCACTTTGCCATTCTACTCTTATTTGCCCTTGACCTTGGCATCTTCGACTATGGTTATGCTGTCATGCCACTATCGACACTCTTGTTATCCAACCTGAGTCCTATTTGGAACAAGGCAAGGCAACTGTGCACCTGAGAATGTATATGTAGATATTTAGAACAATTTATAACTCCGGTTTCAAAGCTCTTGGCCCTAAAGTCCTTTGCAGGTTGTAGGAGCGCTCCTGCAGCAGGCTCAGTCTATGGCCACTGGGAGCCGCTGGGGGCTGCTCTCTGTGAATTGATGGGTGAGCCGACATGTACTGGGTGCTTCCCTATACGATAGCAGCCCCCAAACTCACAAGTGAGTCTGGCGCTCTTGGCCTGGGTCCACCTTTGTGTTGGCAAACAGCCCTATGTGCACATTGGTCCCTTCAGAAACAGCGATGACGGAAGCCAGGcccttctctgagctccttcctggagggACCTGCCTGTGGACGTCTCCGCCATCCTTGTGACTCCATGTAGAGCTGGTGAGGGCATGGGGCGTTGGCCATCCTGAGCGTGGTCTATCAAACCACCCGTAAAGGATGTTTGTTTGGCAACGCACGGGCCCGGAACTCACTCATTGCGTGGCCTCAGGAAAAGGGTCATTGGTGGGTTACCTTCTAAATGAAGAGTTTGTCCTgtacagagaaagggaaagtagGACTTCAACCCCAGAACCTTAGCAGGGGACGCTTAAGCTGGGACGTGTGGTCCTGGGGGCACATGGGGAGCACGAACGATGACATGAGCCCCAGGCCCTGAGCCCTCCGGGTTGCCAGCAGGAGGAAAGGAAACTTCCTGCACCAACCTGGTCTTGACAGCTACCCTACCAACCATCTTCTCCCCGCTCAAATATATcgtgtgaaatttttttttaaaaaaaccgaAATACTCAATGCACCCAAATGTATTTCCTTTCATATCACTTCGTCCAGGTTAACCCCTTTGGTTTTGCGTTGATGACAGTAATCTCTCTCTTTGAACATGTTTATTAGGTTGACCTGTATatatttgtacattattgtcatCCATGCCACAAAATGCCAGACATGAAATTAAAACCAAGACTAAagaggccaggctggtggcacagtggttaagttcgcacgttatGCTTcaatggcccggggttcacaggttcggatcccgggtgcagacatatgcaccacttatcaagccatgctgtggcaggcatcccacatataaagcagaggaagatgggcacggatgttacctcagggccagtcttcctcagcaaaaagagggggattggcggcagatgttagctcaaggctaatcttcctcagaacaaacaaaataaaacagaaaaaaaactgagAATCAAACGcctttttaggaaaagaaagatctttattaaaaaaaataacttacaaatcGAGAGGACTCTCTGAAATACAACTGTTCGTGTTGCCTGGCCTTGCAGCCTGGaacagttttgctttgtttcgtttttttaaatgcaacttTACGACACTACTAATGTCACCAACTGCATGACAGAGCAGTTTCGGTCCATCCCTCAGGCTGGCACAAAGCACCACGCAGATATAAAACTATCGTCAATAAAACATTTCGGCCAAGACtggcatatatttatatatttatatatttatatatatatatatatatatataatttcaaaacagCTAACAATTAATGTCATCCTTAGTCAACACTGACGTCCAACTAATCTTAAAACTACAAGACTCTGAATATATGTCAGCATTATACCTCCCATacgatatttaaaatatatttaaactttcaaatacatttatAAGGTACACCAAGagtgagaaaataaagtcttaaaatttaaatacaaatcaCCATATAAAAccttcaggaaacacagaaaGTCCTATTTTACAGAAGTACAGGCAATCCTATCCCACAGCTGGCTTTGACAAATAGTCCTGTGGTGATGCAAACGCATTAGAAGGCACAGCCACGCGACAGCCACATTGGCACGAGAGAGAAAGGATGCACAGTGACGCCCGTTCCCCTCTCCAGGCTACTCAGGCATCAAGCCCCAAACCCACTCGGCTTTACTCTTGAAAAGGATGCAGCCCAGTGCTCTGTTGAAAACAGGCCCACGTGTCCTGGAGACTCTGCAGAGCGTATCATTTGGTGCTCTGCTCCAAAGCGGAGTACTCTGTTTCCGACACTCTGGAGGCATCGATGAGCTTGGTGAGACCTGTCTTGGCCGAGTACTTGAAAATGAAGGCCTTCATCAGCTCGTACCTGTAGTTACGGTTGATGAAGCTATAAAGCACGGGGTTGACGCAGCAGTGCACGAGAGACAGGCACTGAGTGACGTGCAGGGCCGTGAAGAGGAAGTTCTCCAGCTGGCAGGTGAAGGGGATATAGTGGAGGATGGAGAAGATGTCCAGGAGCACCACGATGTGGTAAGGGAGCCAGCAAACGAGGAAGACCACCACATAGGAGAAGATGATTTTCCGGCTGCTGTGTTTCTCCTGGTCGCTGGACGCGGAGATGGCCCGGGCGAGCAGGAAGTAGAAGACGGCGATGACGGAGAAAGGAATGGCGAAGCCCAAGACGACAGAGACCAGCTCCATGCTGATCAGCCACTCCTTGACGCTGTGCTCGGGGTAGAAGGACCGGCAGTAGGTCTCGTTGTTGGAGGCCGACGTGACGGTCTTCAGGTAGTAGGTGTCAGGCAGCGACACGCAGAAGGCCAGCAGCCACACCAGGACGCAGACCGCTCGGCGAGCTATCTTCTTCTTGCGGCTCGAGGTGTTGTTGAAGTAGGTGATAGAGAGGTAGCGGTCCACGCTCATGCACGTGAGGAAGAAGATGCTGCCGAAGAGGTTGATGGAGAAGATGAGGTGAGTGACCTTGCACGTGAGCTCTCCCATGGGCCACTGGTTATGCTGCACGAGGCTGACCACCCAGACCGGGATGGTGACCACCACCCACAGGTCGGCGATGGCCAGGTTTAAGATGTAACAGTGTGTGTCGTAGCCTGTGGTTTTGGCCTGGATGTTCACCCAGACCACCACGGAGTTGGCGATCATGCcaatcacaaaaatgaaaatgtagataAAGGACAGCGTGTACAGCAGAATGCTTTTGTTGGGCATGTTGGGACACAGCACCATGTCGACGCCGATGCAGTCGCTGCTGTTGCATGGCCAGCTCATGTCGGAGAAGTTCGCTGGTTCCGGGTAGTCAAACAGATGCAAATCCATGGTGTTGAGGACGGTGATCAAACGACCTAcaggaaaatcaaacaaaaaagatggaagaggaaAACGGTTTCGTTAGAAAACATTGGAGTTTCGGTCAAAGTGCTTTTCCAGCCCCCCGAAGATGCTCAGCTGTTTCGCTTTAGCTCTGCAGTGTCTTTGCAaagaagggagaaacaaaaaccaccatACGAGAACTCtgcaaaaccaaataaaacacatCAAGCGTCCAAATCCATGTGGTGCTCAAATAGAGAAACAGGGTTTGCCAGAGAAGTGTCAGGCAGCTGAGCTGCGGCCACAGGGACACAGATGGCTGGCTGCTTCTCAGTGGGGACCACAGAGCCATTTTACCTACGTCCCCGAAGACGGGCGGACTGGCTCTGTTCCTGGCACTGCTGTATGACAAGCGTCCTGCTCTGGTTCCTTAATGACTGTCTCAGATTCTCTTCCAAATTTGCATCAGAAATGGGACGCCGTGCTTTTCATCTTTCTGCAAAATCTGCATGTAAATCTGGGTCTCAGGCCGCCCCCAGTTTGCAGTCATGAACACCACGGGAAACGTGGTCAGCATGCGGAATGCCCTGCAGCTTGACTGCATCCCAAACCCGCAGACT
It encodes:
- the ACKR3 gene encoding atypical chemokine receptor 3, encoding MDLHLFDYPEPANFSDMSWPCNSSDCIGVDMVLCPNMPNKSILLYTLSFIYIFIFVIGMIANSVVVWVNIQAKTTGYDTHCYILNLAIADLWVVVTIPVWVVSLVQHNQWPMGELTCKVTHLIFSINLFGSIFFLTCMSVDRYLSITYFNNTSSRKKKIARRAVCVLVWLLAFCVSLPDTYYLKTVTSASNNETYCRSFYPEHSVKEWLISMELVSVVLGFAIPFSVIAVFYFLLARAISASSDQEKHSSRKIIFSYVVVFLVCWLPYHIVVLLDIFSILHYIPFTCQLENFLFTALHVTQCLSLVHCCVNPVLYSFINRNYRYELMKAFIFKYSAKTGLTKLIDASRVSETEYSALEQSTK